A region of Salvelinus namaycush isolate Seneca chromosome 9, SaNama_1.0, whole genome shotgun sequence DNA encodes the following proteins:
- the LOC120053794 gene encoding transcriptional repressor p66-alpha-like isoform X2, with translation MSEEAVRQTRSRKRALERDVVAPGSPGWEPDSKKVKLENCDLLPAADGPIALVAVGGGGDVVKTEQTAKVASMSILKTGEVKATIKVEVQTGDRPVDMSTSKSDVKKERQPLSPNNDVIVLSDNEPSIPVMNGLNYYKKTDTDLLRKSSPDERERIIKQLKEELRLQEAKLVLLKKLRHSQIQKESTVQKPTSGSVATPPPLVRSSIASGKGPLQVSSGRSSGIVIPPPLVRGGQHVPSKQNSQTVMPPLVRGAQQIASLRQQQHSGSGPPPLLLAPRASVPNVQVQGQRVIQQGLIRVANVPNTNVLVNIPQGSQKGSSVTSQAGMGSGVSTVQANESPAARQAAAKLALRKQLEKTLLEIPPPKPPAPERNFLPSAANNEFIYLMGLEEVVQNLLDTLGQGKKQGQSVAPVTPIPMEPHTCAQCKTDFTSRWRSEKSGPVLCDQCMSSNLKKALKAQHTNRLKAAFVKALQQEQEIEQRILQQAASPVSKMPSSSSRMKSEQQQHVLVSQQYKQARAQLQLQQHRGTPMARHHSSIKQSSGQMSRSVQQVVGSRGVTHSFSTSSQQLQNAVTAASLVSRPGKHAMRPAQGTKGSSSSNPSANPNAWRKQTTGNSGVTMAYVNPSLSVHKTTTSANLERQREYLLDMIPSRSISQTANTWK, from the exons ATGTCGGAGGAGGCGGTGCGTCAGACGCGCAGCCGGAAGCGGGCCCTGGAGAGGGACGTGGTTGCCCCTGGCAGCCCTGGATGGGAGCCGGACAGTAAGAAGGTAAAGCTGGAGAACTGTGACCTGCTACCTGCAGCAGATGGACCTATAGCTCTAGTGGCTGtgggtggaggaggagatgtggtGAAGACTGAGCAGACAGCCAAGGTGGCCAGCATGAGCATCCTGAAGACCGGTGAGGTTAAGGCTACCATCAAAGTGGAGGTGCAGACTGGGGACAGGCCTGTAGATATGAGCACATCCAAGAG tgACGTAAAGAAAGAGAGGCAGCCCCTGTCACCAAACAATGATGTCATAGTGTTGTCAGACAACGAGCCGTCCATCCCCGTCATGAACGGCCTGAACTACTACAAAAAGACAGACACTGACCTGCTCAGg AAGAGCAGCCCAGATGAGAGGGAGCGCATCATCAAACAGTTGAAGGAGGAGCTGAGACTACAGGAGGCCAAGCTGGTGCTGCTGAAGAAACTACGACACAGCCAGATCCAGAAGGAGAGCACTGTACAGAAG CCAACCTCTGGCTCTGTGGCCACTCCTCCACCTCTGGTCAGAAGCAGCATCGCATCAGGCAAAGGACCACTACAG GTGTCGTCAGGCCGTAGCTCAGGCATAGTGATCCCTCCTCCATTAGTCCGGGGTGGGCAGCATGTCCCGTCCAAACAGAACTCCCAGACTGTCATGCCACCCCTCGTCAGAGGGGCACAG CAGATCGCGTCCTTGCGGCAGCAGCAGCACTCTGGGTCGGGCCCCCCTCCCCTGCTGCTGGCCCCCAGGGCCTCGGTCCCCAATGTCCAGGTGCAGGGCCAGAGGGTCATCCAGCAGGGCCTTATCAGGGTGGCCAATGTCCCCAACACCAACGTCCTGGTCAACATACCACAG GGCTCTCAGAAGGGCTCATCTGTGACGTCTCAGGCCGGGATGGGCAGTGGCGTGTCCACGGTCCAGGCCAACGAGTCCCCGGCTGCTCGCCAGGCGGCCGCCAAGCTGGCGTTGCGTAAGCAGCTGGAGAAGACACTGCTGGAGATCCCTCCTCCCAAACCTCCCGCCCCCGAGCGCAACTTCCTGCCGTCAGCAGCCAACAACGAGTTCATCTACCTGATGGGCCTGGAGGAGGTGGTGCAGAACCTGCTGGACACACTGGGACAGG GCAAGAAACAGGGTCAATCAGTGGCCCCGGTGACCCCCATCCCTATGGAGCCGCACACCTGCGCCCAGTGCAAGACGGATTTCACGTCGCGCTGGCGCTCGGAGAAGAGCGGCCCTGTCCTGTGCGACCAGTGCATGTCGTCCAACCTGAAGAAGGCCCTGAAGGCGCAGCACACCAACCGTCTGAAGGCGGCCTTCGTCAAGGCCCTGCAGCAGGAGCAGGAGATAGAGCAGCGGATCCTCCAGCAGGCTGCCTCTCCCGTCTCCAAAATGCCCTCTTCTTCCTCAAGGATGAAGAGTGAGCAGCAGCAGCATGTGCTGGTGTCTCAACAGTACAAGCAGGCGAGAgcccagctccagctccagcaGCATAGAGGCACGCCTATGGCCCGCCACCACTCCTCCATCAAGCAG AGCTCTGGTCAGATGTCCCGTAGTGTGCAGCAGGTGGTGGGGTCTCGTGGTGTCACTCACTCGTTCTCCACGTCCTCTCAGCAGCTGCAGAACGCTGTGACCGCAGCCTCGCTGGTCAGCAGGCCAGGTAAGCATGCCATGCGCCCGGCGCAGGGGACaaagggcagcagcagcagtaaccCCTCGGCCAACCCCAACGCCTGGAGGAAGCAGACCACCGGGAACTCAG GTGTGACCATGGCCTATGTGAACCCCAGCCTGTCTGTCCACAAGACCACCACCTCAGCCAACCTGGAGCGCCAGAGAGAGTACCTTCTGGACATGATTCCCTCCCGCTCCATCTCCCAGACAGCCAACACATGGAAATAA
- the LOC120053794 gene encoding transcriptional repressor p66-alpha-like isoform X4, with translation MSEEAVRQTRSRKRALERDVVAPGSPGWEPDSKKVKLENCDLLPAADGPIALVAVGGGGDVVKTEQTAKVASMSILKTGEVKATIKVEVQTGDRPVDMSTSKSDVKKERQPLSPNNDVIVLSDNEPSIPVMNGLNYYKKTDTDLLRKSSPDERERIIKQLKEELRLQEAKLVLLKKLRHSQIQKESTVQKPTSGSVATPPPLVRSSIASGKGPLQVSSGRSSGIVIPPPLVRGGQHVPSKQNSQTVMPPLVRGAQPIAVSPQQIASLRQQQHSGSGPPPLLLAPRASVPNVQVQGQRVIQQGLIRVANVPNTNVLVNIPQGSQKGSSVTSQAGMGSGVSTVQANESPAARQAAAKLALRKQLEKTLLEIPPPKPPAPERNFLPSAANNEFIYLMGLEEVVQNLLDTLGQGKKQGQSVAPVTPIPMEPHTCAQCKTDFTSRWRSEKSGPVLCDQCMSSNLKKALKAQHTNRLKAAFVKALQQEQEIEQRILQQAASPVSKMPSSSSRMKSEQQQHVLVSQQYKQARAQLQLQQHRGTPMARHHSSIKQSSGQMSRSVQQVVGSRGVTHSFSTSSQQLQNAVTAASLVSRPGVTMAYVNPSLSVHKTTTSANLERQREYLLDMIPSRSISQTANTWK, from the exons ATGTCGGAGGAGGCGGTGCGTCAGACGCGCAGCCGGAAGCGGGCCCTGGAGAGGGACGTGGTTGCCCCTGGCAGCCCTGGATGGGAGCCGGACAGTAAGAAGGTAAAGCTGGAGAACTGTGACCTGCTACCTGCAGCAGATGGACCTATAGCTCTAGTGGCTGtgggtggaggaggagatgtggtGAAGACTGAGCAGACAGCCAAGGTGGCCAGCATGAGCATCCTGAAGACCGGTGAGGTTAAGGCTACCATCAAAGTGGAGGTGCAGACTGGGGACAGGCCTGTAGATATGAGCACATCCAAGAG tgACGTAAAGAAAGAGAGGCAGCCCCTGTCACCAAACAATGATGTCATAGTGTTGTCAGACAACGAGCCGTCCATCCCCGTCATGAACGGCCTGAACTACTACAAAAAGACAGACACTGACCTGCTCAGg AAGAGCAGCCCAGATGAGAGGGAGCGCATCATCAAACAGTTGAAGGAGGAGCTGAGACTACAGGAGGCCAAGCTGGTGCTGCTGAAGAAACTACGACACAGCCAGATCCAGAAGGAGAGCACTGTACAGAAG CCAACCTCTGGCTCTGTGGCCACTCCTCCACCTCTGGTCAGAAGCAGCATCGCATCAGGCAAAGGACCACTACAG GTGTCGTCAGGCCGTAGCTCAGGCATAGTGATCCCTCCTCCATTAGTCCGGGGTGGGCAGCATGTCCCGTCCAAACAGAACTCCCAGACTGTCATGCCACCCCTCGTCAGAGGGGCACAG CCCATTGCGGTGTCTCCCCAGCAGATCGCGTCCTTGCGGCAGCAGCAGCACTCTGGGTCGGGCCCCCCTCCCCTGCTGCTGGCCCCCAGGGCCTCGGTCCCCAATGTCCAGGTGCAGGGCCAGAGGGTCATCCAGCAGGGCCTTATCAGGGTGGCCAATGTCCCCAACACCAACGTCCTGGTCAACATACCACAG GGCTCTCAGAAGGGCTCATCTGTGACGTCTCAGGCCGGGATGGGCAGTGGCGTGTCCACGGTCCAGGCCAACGAGTCCCCGGCTGCTCGCCAGGCGGCCGCCAAGCTGGCGTTGCGTAAGCAGCTGGAGAAGACACTGCTGGAGATCCCTCCTCCCAAACCTCCCGCCCCCGAGCGCAACTTCCTGCCGTCAGCAGCCAACAACGAGTTCATCTACCTGATGGGCCTGGAGGAGGTGGTGCAGAACCTGCTGGACACACTGGGACAGG GCAAGAAACAGGGTCAATCAGTGGCCCCGGTGACCCCCATCCCTATGGAGCCGCACACCTGCGCCCAGTGCAAGACGGATTTCACGTCGCGCTGGCGCTCGGAGAAGAGCGGCCCTGTCCTGTGCGACCAGTGCATGTCGTCCAACCTGAAGAAGGCCCTGAAGGCGCAGCACACCAACCGTCTGAAGGCGGCCTTCGTCAAGGCCCTGCAGCAGGAGCAGGAGATAGAGCAGCGGATCCTCCAGCAGGCTGCCTCTCCCGTCTCCAAAATGCCCTCTTCTTCCTCAAGGATGAAGAGTGAGCAGCAGCAGCATGTGCTGGTGTCTCAACAGTACAAGCAGGCGAGAgcccagctccagctccagcaGCATAGAGGCACGCCTATGGCCCGCCACCACTCCTCCATCAAGCAG AGCTCTGGTCAGATGTCCCGTAGTGTGCAGCAGGTGGTGGGGTCTCGTGGTGTCACTCACTCGTTCTCCACGTCCTCTCAGCAGCTGCAGAACGCTGTGACCGCAGCCTCGCTGGTCAGCAGGCCAG GTGTGACCATGGCCTATGTGAACCCCAGCCTGTCTGTCCACAAGACCACCACCTCAGCCAACCTGGAGCGCCAGAGAGAGTACCTTCTGGACATGATTCCCTCCCGCTCCATCTCCCAGACAGCCAACACATGGAAATAA
- the LOC120053794 gene encoding transcriptional repressor p66-alpha-like isoform X5: MNGLNYYKKTDTDLLRKSSPDERERIIKQLKEELRLQEAKLVLLKKLRHSQIQKESTVQKPTSGSVATPPPLVRSSIASGKGPLQVSSGRSSGIVIPPPLVRGGQHVPSKQNSQTVMPPLVRGAQPIAVSPQQIASLRQQQHSGSGPPPLLLAPRASVPNVQVQGQRVIQQGLIRVANVPNTNVLVNIPQGSQKGSSVTSQAGMGSGVSTVQANESPAARQAAAKLALRKQLEKTLLEIPPPKPPAPERNFLPSAANNEFIYLMGLEEVVQNLLDTLGQGKKQGQSVAPVTPIPMEPHTCAQCKTDFTSRWRSEKSGPVLCDQCMSSNLKKALKAQHTNRLKAAFVKALQQEQEIEQRILQQAASPVSKMPSSSSRMKSEQQQHVLVSQQYKQARAQLQLQQHRGTPMARHHSSIKQSSGQMSRSVQQVVGSRGVTHSFSTSSQQLQNAVTAASLVSRPGKHAMRPAQGTKGSSSSNPSANPNAWRKQTTGNSGVTMAYVNPSLSVHKTTTSANLERQREYLLDMIPSRSISQTANTWK, encoded by the exons ATGAACGGCCTGAACTACTACAAAAAGACAGACACTGACCTGCTCAGg AAGAGCAGCCCAGATGAGAGGGAGCGCATCATCAAACAGTTGAAGGAGGAGCTGAGACTACAGGAGGCCAAGCTGGTGCTGCTGAAGAAACTACGACACAGCCAGATCCAGAAGGAGAGCACTGTACAGAAG CCAACCTCTGGCTCTGTGGCCACTCCTCCACCTCTGGTCAGAAGCAGCATCGCATCAGGCAAAGGACCACTACAG GTGTCGTCAGGCCGTAGCTCAGGCATAGTGATCCCTCCTCCATTAGTCCGGGGTGGGCAGCATGTCCCGTCCAAACAGAACTCCCAGACTGTCATGCCACCCCTCGTCAGAGGGGCACAG CCCATTGCGGTGTCTCCCCAGCAGATCGCGTCCTTGCGGCAGCAGCAGCACTCTGGGTCGGGCCCCCCTCCCCTGCTGCTGGCCCCCAGGGCCTCGGTCCCCAATGTCCAGGTGCAGGGCCAGAGGGTCATCCAGCAGGGCCTTATCAGGGTGGCCAATGTCCCCAACACCAACGTCCTGGTCAACATACCACAG GGCTCTCAGAAGGGCTCATCTGTGACGTCTCAGGCCGGGATGGGCAGTGGCGTGTCCACGGTCCAGGCCAACGAGTCCCCGGCTGCTCGCCAGGCGGCCGCCAAGCTGGCGTTGCGTAAGCAGCTGGAGAAGACACTGCTGGAGATCCCTCCTCCCAAACCTCCCGCCCCCGAGCGCAACTTCCTGCCGTCAGCAGCCAACAACGAGTTCATCTACCTGATGGGCCTGGAGGAGGTGGTGCAGAACCTGCTGGACACACTGGGACAGG GCAAGAAACAGGGTCAATCAGTGGCCCCGGTGACCCCCATCCCTATGGAGCCGCACACCTGCGCCCAGTGCAAGACGGATTTCACGTCGCGCTGGCGCTCGGAGAAGAGCGGCCCTGTCCTGTGCGACCAGTGCATGTCGTCCAACCTGAAGAAGGCCCTGAAGGCGCAGCACACCAACCGTCTGAAGGCGGCCTTCGTCAAGGCCCTGCAGCAGGAGCAGGAGATAGAGCAGCGGATCCTCCAGCAGGCTGCCTCTCCCGTCTCCAAAATGCCCTCTTCTTCCTCAAGGATGAAGAGTGAGCAGCAGCAGCATGTGCTGGTGTCTCAACAGTACAAGCAGGCGAGAgcccagctccagctccagcaGCATAGAGGCACGCCTATGGCCCGCCACCACTCCTCCATCAAGCAG AGCTCTGGTCAGATGTCCCGTAGTGTGCAGCAGGTGGTGGGGTCTCGTGGTGTCACTCACTCGTTCTCCACGTCCTCTCAGCAGCTGCAGAACGCTGTGACCGCAGCCTCGCTGGTCAGCAGGCCAGGTAAGCATGCCATGCGCCCGGCGCAGGGGACaaagggcagcagcagcagtaaccCCTCGGCCAACCCCAACGCCTGGAGGAAGCAGACCACCGGGAACTCAG GTGTGACCATGGCCTATGTGAACCCCAGCCTGTCTGTCCACAAGACCACCACCTCAGCCAACCTGGAGCGCCAGAGAGAGTACCTTCTGGACATGATTCCCTCCCGCTCCATCTCCCAGACAGCCAACACATGGAAATAA
- the LOC120053794 gene encoding transcriptional repressor p66-alpha-like isoform X1 has translation MSEEAVRQTRSRKRALERDVVAPGSPGWEPDSKKVKLENCDLLPAADGPIALVAVGGGGDVVKTEQTAKVASMSILKTGEVKATIKVEVQTGDRPVDMSTSKSDVKKERQPLSPNNDVIVLSDNEPSIPVMNGLNYYKKTDTDLLRKSSPDERERIIKQLKEELRLQEAKLVLLKKLRHSQIQKESTVQKPTSGSVATPPPLVRSSIASGKGPLQVSSGRSSGIVIPPPLVRGGQHVPSKQNSQTVMPPLVRGAQPIAVSPQQIASLRQQQHSGSGPPPLLLAPRASVPNVQVQGQRVIQQGLIRVANVPNTNVLVNIPQGSQKGSSVTSQAGMGSGVSTVQANESPAARQAAAKLALRKQLEKTLLEIPPPKPPAPERNFLPSAANNEFIYLMGLEEVVQNLLDTLGQGKKQGQSVAPVTPIPMEPHTCAQCKTDFTSRWRSEKSGPVLCDQCMSSNLKKALKAQHTNRLKAAFVKALQQEQEIEQRILQQAASPVSKMPSSSSRMKSEQQQHVLVSQQYKQARAQLQLQQHRGTPMARHHSSIKQSSGQMSRSVQQVVGSRGVTHSFSTSSQQLQNAVTAASLVSRPGKHAMRPAQGTKGSSSSNPSANPNAWRKQTTGNSGVTMAYVNPSLSVHKTTTSANLERQREYLLDMIPSRSISQTANTWK, from the exons ATGTCGGAGGAGGCGGTGCGTCAGACGCGCAGCCGGAAGCGGGCCCTGGAGAGGGACGTGGTTGCCCCTGGCAGCCCTGGATGGGAGCCGGACAGTAAGAAGGTAAAGCTGGAGAACTGTGACCTGCTACCTGCAGCAGATGGACCTATAGCTCTAGTGGCTGtgggtggaggaggagatgtggtGAAGACTGAGCAGACAGCCAAGGTGGCCAGCATGAGCATCCTGAAGACCGGTGAGGTTAAGGCTACCATCAAAGTGGAGGTGCAGACTGGGGACAGGCCTGTAGATATGAGCACATCCAAGAG tgACGTAAAGAAAGAGAGGCAGCCCCTGTCACCAAACAATGATGTCATAGTGTTGTCAGACAACGAGCCGTCCATCCCCGTCATGAACGGCCTGAACTACTACAAAAAGACAGACACTGACCTGCTCAGg AAGAGCAGCCCAGATGAGAGGGAGCGCATCATCAAACAGTTGAAGGAGGAGCTGAGACTACAGGAGGCCAAGCTGGTGCTGCTGAAGAAACTACGACACAGCCAGATCCAGAAGGAGAGCACTGTACAGAAG CCAACCTCTGGCTCTGTGGCCACTCCTCCACCTCTGGTCAGAAGCAGCATCGCATCAGGCAAAGGACCACTACAG GTGTCGTCAGGCCGTAGCTCAGGCATAGTGATCCCTCCTCCATTAGTCCGGGGTGGGCAGCATGTCCCGTCCAAACAGAACTCCCAGACTGTCATGCCACCCCTCGTCAGAGGGGCACAG CCCATTGCGGTGTCTCCCCAGCAGATCGCGTCCTTGCGGCAGCAGCAGCACTCTGGGTCGGGCCCCCCTCCCCTGCTGCTGGCCCCCAGGGCCTCGGTCCCCAATGTCCAGGTGCAGGGCCAGAGGGTCATCCAGCAGGGCCTTATCAGGGTGGCCAATGTCCCCAACACCAACGTCCTGGTCAACATACCACAG GGCTCTCAGAAGGGCTCATCTGTGACGTCTCAGGCCGGGATGGGCAGTGGCGTGTCCACGGTCCAGGCCAACGAGTCCCCGGCTGCTCGCCAGGCGGCCGCCAAGCTGGCGTTGCGTAAGCAGCTGGAGAAGACACTGCTGGAGATCCCTCCTCCCAAACCTCCCGCCCCCGAGCGCAACTTCCTGCCGTCAGCAGCCAACAACGAGTTCATCTACCTGATGGGCCTGGAGGAGGTGGTGCAGAACCTGCTGGACACACTGGGACAGG GCAAGAAACAGGGTCAATCAGTGGCCCCGGTGACCCCCATCCCTATGGAGCCGCACACCTGCGCCCAGTGCAAGACGGATTTCACGTCGCGCTGGCGCTCGGAGAAGAGCGGCCCTGTCCTGTGCGACCAGTGCATGTCGTCCAACCTGAAGAAGGCCCTGAAGGCGCAGCACACCAACCGTCTGAAGGCGGCCTTCGTCAAGGCCCTGCAGCAGGAGCAGGAGATAGAGCAGCGGATCCTCCAGCAGGCTGCCTCTCCCGTCTCCAAAATGCCCTCTTCTTCCTCAAGGATGAAGAGTGAGCAGCAGCAGCATGTGCTGGTGTCTCAACAGTACAAGCAGGCGAGAgcccagctccagctccagcaGCATAGAGGCACGCCTATGGCCCGCCACCACTCCTCCATCAAGCAG AGCTCTGGTCAGATGTCCCGTAGTGTGCAGCAGGTGGTGGGGTCTCGTGGTGTCACTCACTCGTTCTCCACGTCCTCTCAGCAGCTGCAGAACGCTGTGACCGCAGCCTCGCTGGTCAGCAGGCCAGGTAAGCATGCCATGCGCCCGGCGCAGGGGACaaagggcagcagcagcagtaaccCCTCGGCCAACCCCAACGCCTGGAGGAAGCAGACCACCGGGAACTCAG GTGTGACCATGGCCTATGTGAACCCCAGCCTGTCTGTCCACAAGACCACCACCTCAGCCAACCTGGAGCGCCAGAGAGAGTACCTTCTGGACATGATTCCCTCCCGCTCCATCTCCCAGACAGCCAACACATGGAAATAA
- the LOC120053794 gene encoding transcriptional repressor p66-alpha-like isoform X3, whose amino-acid sequence MSEEAVRQTRSRKRALERDVVAPGSPGWEPDSKKVKLENCDLLPAADGPIALVAVGGGGDVVKTEQTAKVASMSILKTGEVKATIKVEVQTGDRPVDMSTSKSDVKKERQPLSPNNDVIVLSDNEPSIPVMNGLNYYKKTDTDLLRKSSPDERERIIKQLKEELRLQEAKLVLLKKLRHSQIQKESTVQKPTSGSVATPPPLVRSSIASGKGPLQVSSGRSSGIVIPPPLVRGGQHVPSKQNSQTVMPPLVRGAQIASLRQQQHSGSGPPPLLLAPRASVPNVQVQGQRVIQQGLIRVANVPNTNVLVNIPQGSQKGSSVTSQAGMGSGVSTVQANESPAARQAAAKLALRKQLEKTLLEIPPPKPPAPERNFLPSAANNEFIYLMGLEEVVQNLLDTLGQGKKQGQSVAPVTPIPMEPHTCAQCKTDFTSRWRSEKSGPVLCDQCMSSNLKKALKAQHTNRLKAAFVKALQQEQEIEQRILQQAASPVSKMPSSSSRMKSEQQQHVLVSQQYKQARAQLQLQQHRGTPMARHHSSIKQSSGQMSRSVQQVVGSRGVTHSFSTSSQQLQNAVTAASLVSRPGKHAMRPAQGTKGSSSSNPSANPNAWRKQTTGNSGVTMAYVNPSLSVHKTTTSANLERQREYLLDMIPSRSISQTANTWK is encoded by the exons ATGTCGGAGGAGGCGGTGCGTCAGACGCGCAGCCGGAAGCGGGCCCTGGAGAGGGACGTGGTTGCCCCTGGCAGCCCTGGATGGGAGCCGGACAGTAAGAAGGTAAAGCTGGAGAACTGTGACCTGCTACCTGCAGCAGATGGACCTATAGCTCTAGTGGCTGtgggtggaggaggagatgtggtGAAGACTGAGCAGACAGCCAAGGTGGCCAGCATGAGCATCCTGAAGACCGGTGAGGTTAAGGCTACCATCAAAGTGGAGGTGCAGACTGGGGACAGGCCTGTAGATATGAGCACATCCAAGAG tgACGTAAAGAAAGAGAGGCAGCCCCTGTCACCAAACAATGATGTCATAGTGTTGTCAGACAACGAGCCGTCCATCCCCGTCATGAACGGCCTGAACTACTACAAAAAGACAGACACTGACCTGCTCAGg AAGAGCAGCCCAGATGAGAGGGAGCGCATCATCAAACAGTTGAAGGAGGAGCTGAGACTACAGGAGGCCAAGCTGGTGCTGCTGAAGAAACTACGACACAGCCAGATCCAGAAGGAGAGCACTGTACAGAAG CCAACCTCTGGCTCTGTGGCCACTCCTCCACCTCTGGTCAGAAGCAGCATCGCATCAGGCAAAGGACCACTACAG GTGTCGTCAGGCCGTAGCTCAGGCATAGTGATCCCTCCTCCATTAGTCCGGGGTGGGCAGCATGTCCCGTCCAAACAGAACTCCCAGACTGTCATGCCACCCCTCGTCAGAGGGGCACAG ATCGCGTCCTTGCGGCAGCAGCAGCACTCTGGGTCGGGCCCCCCTCCCCTGCTGCTGGCCCCCAGGGCCTCGGTCCCCAATGTCCAGGTGCAGGGCCAGAGGGTCATCCAGCAGGGCCTTATCAGGGTGGCCAATGTCCCCAACACCAACGTCCTGGTCAACATACCACAG GGCTCTCAGAAGGGCTCATCTGTGACGTCTCAGGCCGGGATGGGCAGTGGCGTGTCCACGGTCCAGGCCAACGAGTCCCCGGCTGCTCGCCAGGCGGCCGCCAAGCTGGCGTTGCGTAAGCAGCTGGAGAAGACACTGCTGGAGATCCCTCCTCCCAAACCTCCCGCCCCCGAGCGCAACTTCCTGCCGTCAGCAGCCAACAACGAGTTCATCTACCTGATGGGCCTGGAGGAGGTGGTGCAGAACCTGCTGGACACACTGGGACAGG GCAAGAAACAGGGTCAATCAGTGGCCCCGGTGACCCCCATCCCTATGGAGCCGCACACCTGCGCCCAGTGCAAGACGGATTTCACGTCGCGCTGGCGCTCGGAGAAGAGCGGCCCTGTCCTGTGCGACCAGTGCATGTCGTCCAACCTGAAGAAGGCCCTGAAGGCGCAGCACACCAACCGTCTGAAGGCGGCCTTCGTCAAGGCCCTGCAGCAGGAGCAGGAGATAGAGCAGCGGATCCTCCAGCAGGCTGCCTCTCCCGTCTCCAAAATGCCCTCTTCTTCCTCAAGGATGAAGAGTGAGCAGCAGCAGCATGTGCTGGTGTCTCAACAGTACAAGCAGGCGAGAgcccagctccagctccagcaGCATAGAGGCACGCCTATGGCCCGCCACCACTCCTCCATCAAGCAG AGCTCTGGTCAGATGTCCCGTAGTGTGCAGCAGGTGGTGGGGTCTCGTGGTGTCACTCACTCGTTCTCCACGTCCTCTCAGCAGCTGCAGAACGCTGTGACCGCAGCCTCGCTGGTCAGCAGGCCAGGTAAGCATGCCATGCGCCCGGCGCAGGGGACaaagggcagcagcagcagtaaccCCTCGGCCAACCCCAACGCCTGGAGGAAGCAGACCACCGGGAACTCAG GTGTGACCATGGCCTATGTGAACCCCAGCCTGTCTGTCCACAAGACCACCACCTCAGCCAACCTGGAGCGCCAGAGAGAGTACCTTCTGGACATGATTCCCTCCCGCTCCATCTCCCAGACAGCCAACACATGGAAATAA